The Corynebacterium pseudopelargi genome contains a region encoding:
- a CDS encoding NADPH-dependent FMN reductase, producing the protein MNDAATKRIAIYVGSIREGRNAIDVARWAKGLSEGLDAEFELIDLADHILPHIATPKPPAAYEGKYPEAQVREWAELIDSFDGFIFATPEYNASVPGTMKNNFDSIYGEWADKPVGFVAWGGNGGESAVRHWHDIVQRVGMKPVGKDVFLPFREAFKDHKLAATEEQEAAMKALLEAVVKEA; encoded by the coding sequence ATGAATGATGCAGCAACAAAGCGAATCGCTATCTATGTAGGTTCTATCCGCGAAGGACGCAACGCAATCGACGTTGCCCGCTGGGCAAAGGGCTTAAGTGAAGGCTTGGACGCCGAGTTTGAACTCATCGACCTGGCCGATCACATCCTCCCCCACATCGCCACCCCGAAACCGCCGGCAGCCTACGAAGGTAAGTACCCGGAAGCACAAGTGCGCGAATGGGCCGAACTCATCGATAGCTTCGATGGCTTCATCTTTGCCACCCCCGAGTACAACGCCAGCGTGCCTGGCACCATGAAGAACAATTTCGACTCCATCTATGGCGAATGGGCCGATAAGCCCGTGGGCTTCGTCGCCTGGGGCGGTAATGGCGGCGAGTCTGCAGTGCGCCACTGGCACGATATTGTCCAGCGCGTAGGCATGAAGCCTGTTGGCAAGGACGTGTTCCTGCCCTTCCGCGAGGCATTCAAAGACCACAAGCTCGCCGCCACCGAGGAACAAGAAGCCGCGATGAAAGCACTGCTTGAAGCCGTGGTGAAGGAAGCCTAA
- the hpaH gene encoding 2-oxo-hept-4-ene-1,7-dioate hydratase has translation MLNKETIIQIADELAAAEENRSMIPLLTKRFENMTVEDSYAVQNEWRRRGIEAGRRPVGRKIGLTSKVMQQATGITEPDYGAIFSDMVFENGSVIEHAQFSNVRIETELAFVLKEPLKGPNVTIFEVMNATDYVIPALEILSSRIEMEGRTIVDTISDNAAMGGMVYGGNPVKPHDVDLRWVAALLYRNEIIEESGVAAAILNHPATGVAWLANKLAAHGDSLEAGEIILAGSFTRPMWVKEGDTVHADFGPLGAITCKFK, from the coding sequence TTGCTGAACAAGGAAACCATCATTCAAATCGCGGATGAACTTGCAGCGGCGGAAGAAAACCGCTCAATGATTCCGTTATTGACCAAGCGATTTGAAAACATGACCGTTGAAGACTCGTATGCCGTGCAGAACGAATGGCGCCGCCGCGGTATTGAGGCGGGCCGTAGGCCAGTCGGCCGTAAGATTGGCCTAACCTCCAAAGTGATGCAACAGGCCACCGGTATTACCGAGCCGGACTATGGTGCGATTTTTTCAGACATGGTCTTCGAGAACGGATCGGTAATTGAGCATGCGCAGTTTTCTAATGTACGAATTGAAACGGAATTAGCCTTCGTATTGAAGGAACCCTTGAAGGGGCCTAACGTCACCATCTTCGAGGTCATGAACGCAACTGACTACGTCATTCCTGCCCTGGAGATTCTTAGTTCTCGGATCGAAATGGAGGGGCGCACCATTGTCGACACTATTTCTGATAACGCCGCAATGGGCGGGATGGTGTATGGAGGTAACCCGGTTAAACCACACGACGTGGATCTGCGCTGGGTAGCGGCTTTGCTCTATCGCAACGAGATAATCGAGGAGTCTGGTGTTGCTGCCGCGATCCTAAATCATCCTGCAACCGGAGTGGCCTGGTTGGCTAACAAGCTAGCAGCTCATGGTGATTCTTTGGAGGCCGGGGAGATCATCCTTGCAGGTTCTTTCACCCGGCCGATGTGGGTGAAAGAGGGAGACACTGTACACGCCGACTTTGGACCGCTTGGAGCAATAACGTGCAAATTCAAGTAG
- a CDS encoding tyrosine-type recombinase/integrase, translating to MWSGVVSALSATRCWSIACQWWAHQKTEERRAVTAQGFVFEMLAEQCRLKLLSAWVFSDSTEPMKQPGPGEWFDQAVNHCVKDGRFSVRVTLHDLRHTAASLMVASGANVKVVQRQLGHASATR from the coding sequence ATGTGGTCGGGCGTCGTATCAGCATTGAGCGCAACGCGGTGCTGGTCGATAGCCTGTCAGTGGTGGGCACACCAAAAAACGGAGGAGCGCCGTGCGGTCACCGCGCAAGGGTTTGTGTTCGAGATGCTGGCGGAGCAGTGTCGGCTGAAGTTGCTGTCCGCGTGGGTGTTTTCTGATTCGACTGAGCCAATGAAGCAACCAGGGCCGGGGGAGTGGTTTGATCAGGCCGTGAATCATTGCGTGAAGGACGGACGGTTTAGCGTGCGGGTGACGCTGCATGATTTGCGGCATACCGCGGCGTCGTTGATGGTGGCCTCTGGCGCGAATGTGAAGGTGGTGCAGCGTCAGTTGGGGCATGCTTCGGCTACACGATGA
- the ftsX gene encoding permease-like cell division protein FtsX, with the protein MKQGFVFREAFRGLGRNITMTIALVITTAISLALLATGFLVTNMTERTKEIYLDRVEVMVQFNEEISANDKDCSTKDCQEVRDKLQASDGVESVTFRSREQSYERFVEVFQDTDPLLVEETSRDALPAALHVRLKDPLDTEPLDAVRDMKQVDTIVDQVDDLRGATDNLDSIRNATFLFAAIQAIAAIFLIVNMVQIAAFNRREEISIMRMVGASRWYTQAPFVLEAVIATLIGAVLSGAALFGGKAWVIDKALNGLYESQLIARVSSADIWTVLPVVAIVGVIFAALTAQVTLRWYVRK; encoded by the coding sequence ATGAAACAAGGATTTGTCTTCCGCGAAGCATTCCGCGGCCTCGGACGCAACATCACCATGACCATCGCGCTCGTGATCACCACCGCGATTTCCCTAGCGCTGCTGGCCACCGGTTTCTTGGTTACCAACATGACCGAGCGAACCAAAGAGATCTACCTCGACCGCGTAGAAGTCATGGTGCAGTTCAATGAGGAGATCTCAGCCAACGACAAAGACTGCTCCACCAAAGACTGCCAGGAAGTACGCGACAAGCTCCAAGCCTCCGATGGCGTAGAAAGCGTGACCTTCCGATCCCGCGAACAAAGCTATGAGCGCTTTGTAGAGGTATTCCAAGACACCGACCCGCTGCTGGTAGAAGAAACCTCCCGCGACGCGCTCCCAGCGGCCTTGCACGTGCGCTTGAAAGATCCACTCGATACCGAACCCCTGGATGCCGTTCGCGACATGAAGCAGGTCGATACCATCGTGGATCAGGTCGATGATCTTCGAGGTGCCACCGATAACCTCGACTCCATCCGCAACGCCACCTTCCTCTTCGCCGCCATCCAGGCCATTGCCGCGATCTTCCTCATCGTGAACATGGTGCAGATCGCAGCATTTAACCGCCGCGAAGAAATCTCCATCATGCGCATGGTGGGTGCCTCGCGCTGGTACACCCAAGCACCATTCGTGCTTGAGGCTGTGATTGCCACCCTCATCGGTGCCGTGCTTTCCGGCGCAGCGCTATTCGGCGGCAAGGCATGGGTGATTGATAAAGCACTCAATGGTCTCTACGAATCTCAATTGATCGCCCGAGTCAGCAGCGCCGATATTTGGACAGTGCTGCCCGTTGTTGCCATCGTGGGCGTCATTTTTGCAGCGCTTACAGCCCAGGTGACCTTGCGTTGGTACGTGCGCAAGTAG
- the prfB gene encoding peptide chain release factor 2, translating to MRPDIQQTLSDLDATLTTIEKVMDPEEIATRARELEQQAADPQLWDDPEHAQQVTQELSMQQAKLKKLTALRQRLDDVPVMYELAEEEGEDTALADEELQDLEQEIQTLEVKTMLSGEYDAREAVVNIRSGAGGVDAADWAEMLMRMYTRWAEKNGLKVEVYDISYAEEAGIKSATFVVHGEYMYGQLSVEQGAHRLVRISPFDNQGRRQTSFAEVEVLPVVEQTDHIEVPDNEIRVDVYRSSGPGGQSVNTTDSAVRLTHIPTGIVVTCQNEKSQIQNKAAAMRVLQAKLLERKRQEERAELDALGAGGNASWGNQMRSYVLHPYQMVKDLRTNYEVNDPQKVLDGDIDKFLEAGIRWRMAQDS from the coding sequence ATGCGACCTGATATTCAGCAAACGCTCAGCGATTTAGATGCCACCCTCACCACTATTGAGAAGGTGATGGATCCTGAAGAGATTGCTACTCGCGCGCGTGAGCTTGAGCAACAGGCGGCAGACCCCCAATTGTGGGATGATCCCGAGCACGCGCAGCAGGTAACCCAAGAGCTTTCCATGCAACAGGCCAAGTTGAAAAAGCTCACTGCTTTGCGCCAGCGCCTCGATGACGTGCCGGTGATGTATGAGTTGGCCGAGGAAGAAGGCGAAGATACCGCCTTGGCCGATGAGGAACTGCAAGATCTTGAGCAGGAAATCCAAACGCTTGAGGTCAAGACCATGCTGTCGGGCGAATACGATGCCCGCGAGGCCGTGGTGAATATTCGCTCAGGCGCCGGTGGTGTGGATGCCGCCGATTGGGCAGAGATGCTTATGCGCATGTACACCCGTTGGGCTGAGAAAAACGGCCTCAAGGTTGAGGTGTACGACATTTCCTATGCAGAAGAAGCCGGCATTAAGTCGGCCACCTTCGTGGTGCATGGCGAATACATGTATGGCCAGCTTTCGGTTGAGCAGGGCGCGCACCGCTTGGTGCGTATTAGCCCCTTTGATAATCAAGGCCGCCGCCAGACTTCCTTTGCCGAGGTAGAGGTGCTGCCCGTGGTGGAGCAGACCGACCATATCGAGGTTCCCGATAATGAGATCCGCGTGGATGTCTATCGTTCTTCAGGTCCTGGTGGGCAGTCGGTCAATACCACCGACTCTGCTGTTCGTCTGACCCATATTCCCACTGGCATCGTGGTGACCTGCCAGAATGAGAAGTCTCAGATTCAGAATAAGGCTGCGGCCATGCGCGTGCTGCAGGCGAAGCTGTTAGAGCGTAAGCGCCAAGAAGAACGCGCCGAGCTGGATGCTCTCGGCGCGGGTGGTAATGCTTCTTGGGGTAATCAGATGCGTTCTTATGTGCTGCATCCCTACCAGATGGTCAAGGACCTGCGCACAAATTATGAGGTCAATGATCCTCAAAAGGTCCTTGATGGGGACATCGACAAGTTCCTCGAGGCCGGGATCCGCTGGCGCATGGCGCAGGATTCCTAG
- a CDS encoding DUF488 domain-containing protein, producing the protein MRCERIYSVVHGEATVDGTGVMVDRLWPRGVSKAETSEFLWLKNVAPSPELRKWFDHDPKKFEEFSKRYREELNANESEDLERLLSLDEATLLYAAKDAEHNHALVLAQWCVETQSQNT; encoded by the coding sequence ATGAGATGCGAAAGGATCTACAGCGTTGTACACGGCGAAGCAACGGTGGACGGCACCGGCGTGATGGTGGATCGCTTATGGCCACGTGGGGTGTCTAAAGCAGAAACCAGCGAGTTTTTGTGGCTGAAAAACGTCGCGCCTTCCCCCGAATTGCGCAAGTGGTTCGATCACGACCCCAAAAAGTTTGAAGAATTTAGCAAGCGCTACCGCGAAGAATTAAACGCAAACGAATCTGAAGATCTGGAACGGCTGCTGAGCCTGGACGAGGCCACCTTGCTCTACGCGGCCAAAGACGCAGAACACAACCACGCGCTGGTACTGGCCCAGTGGTGCGTGGAGACGCAATCTCAAAACACCTGA
- a CDS encoding HpcH/HpaI aldolase family protein, producing the protein MQIQVDLPPTFNEKVRGTRGPATGLWVCSGSDSAAEILSLSGAEWLLIDGEHSPVGLETITSMLRAVAAGSATPVVRVPVLDTTLIKQYLDLGAQNIMVPMVHTGEDAAHAVAAMHYPPKGIRGVGSALARSSRWNRVSGYLDNASETVSLTVQIESDRAVRNCEAIANTDGVDAVFIGPSDLAASMGLLGKQTHPDVLERVYQCIDVVQKSGKLVGVNAFDLDQAREYVRSGVDFVAVGADVQILASQSQVLANTFKDGNQGS; encoded by the coding sequence GTGCAAATTCAAGTAGATCTACCGCCGACATTTAACGAAAAAGTTCGCGGAACAAGAGGCCCTGCCACCGGCCTTTGGGTGTGCTCGGGCAGCGATTCTGCAGCTGAAATTCTTTCTCTCTCAGGTGCCGAGTGGTTGCTGATCGACGGCGAGCACTCCCCTGTTGGATTGGAAACCATAACCTCCATGCTTCGCGCGGTGGCCGCTGGCTCCGCTACGCCCGTGGTACGCGTCCCCGTTCTAGACACTACGTTGATCAAGCAGTACCTGGATCTGGGTGCTCAGAACATCATGGTGCCAATGGTGCACACAGGCGAGGACGCCGCTCATGCAGTTGCCGCAATGCACTATCCCCCCAAAGGCATCCGTGGAGTGGGTAGTGCGCTTGCTCGTTCTTCGCGCTGGAATCGTGTTTCTGGTTATCTGGACAACGCCTCGGAAACAGTCAGCCTGACAGTACAGATTGAGTCCGATCGTGCTGTCCGGAATTGCGAGGCTATCGCCAATACGGATGGTGTGGACGCGGTATTCATCGGACCTTCCGATTTGGCTGCGTCTATGGGACTTCTTGGAAAGCAGACCCACCCTGATGTCCTCGAGAGGGTCTATCAATGCATTGATGTTGTGCAGAAATCCGGGAAACTTGTAGGCGTGAACGCTTTTGACCTCGACCAGGCGCGGGAATATGTTCGATCTGGCGTCGATTTCGTCGCAGTGGGTGCAGACGTCCAGATCTTAGCTTCACAGTCACAGGTACTCGCTAATACATTCAAGGATGGGAATCAGGGCAGCTAA
- the smpB gene encoding SsrA-binding protein SmpB translates to MAKKKKAANSNPVLATNRKARHDYKILDTFECGVVLLGTEIKSLREGRVSLVDAFATIDEGEVWLRHLNIPVYSRGSWTNHSPYRTRKLLLHRREIDSLMGKVRDGNKTLVPLSLYLKDGRVKLELALAQGKQDYDKREDIKRRTTEREIVREVGRKIKGINA, encoded by the coding sequence ATGGCGAAAAAGAAGAAGGCAGCGAACTCAAACCCCGTGCTCGCAACCAACCGCAAGGCGCGCCACGATTACAAGATCCTCGATACCTTCGAGTGTGGCGTGGTGCTGCTTGGCACCGAAATTAAGTCCTTGCGCGAAGGTCGCGTCTCGCTGGTCGATGCCTTCGCCACCATTGATGAGGGCGAAGTCTGGCTGCGCCACCTGAATATTCCGGTGTATTCGCGCGGATCCTGGACCAATCACTCGCCTTATCGCACCCGCAAACTCCTGCTGCACCGACGCGAGATCGACTCGCTCATGGGCAAAGTACGCGATGGCAATAAGACCTTGGTGCCGCTCTCGCTGTACCTCAAGGATGGCCGCGTCAAGCTCGAACTAGCGCTGGCCCAAGGCAAGCAAGACTACGACAAGCGCGAAGACATCAAACGCCGCACCACCGAACGCGAAATTGTGCGCGAGGTGGGCCGCAAAATTAAAGGCATCAACGCATGA
- the hpaD gene encoding 3,4-dihydroxyphenylacetate 2,3-dioxygenase → MTVQAPDILRCAYMEIVVTDLKASRDFYVDVLGLVVTEEDDNAIYLRTYEEFIHHNLVLRQGPEAAVQAFSFRVRSPEDLDKAEAFYKERGCRVERKADGFVKGIGDSVRVEDPLGFPYEFFYEVKHERRLAWDYQAHIPGALVRLDHFNQITPDVPKAVEYMEDLGFRVTEDIQDEKGTVYAAWMRRKPTVHDTAMTGGDGPRMHHIAFATHEKHNIIAICDKLGSLRRSDAIERGPGRHGVSNAYYLYLRDPDGHRVEIYTQDYYTGDPDNPRVTWDVHDNQRRDWWGTPVVPSWYTDGSRVLDLDGNLVQLTKRTDASEMEETIGADGFSYTRPGEEMPDYKKGEYKLGHQL, encoded by the coding sequence ATGACTGTTCAAGCACCAGACATTTTGCGTTGTGCCTACATGGAGATTGTTGTAACTGATCTCAAGGCATCTCGCGACTTCTACGTCGATGTTCTCGGCCTGGTCGTTACCGAGGAAGACGACAACGCAATCTACCTGCGCACCTACGAGGAATTTATTCACCACAATCTTGTGTTGCGCCAAGGCCCCGAGGCAGCAGTTCAAGCATTCTCCTTCCGCGTGCGCTCACCCGAGGACCTCGACAAAGCAGAGGCCTTCTATAAAGAGCGTGGTTGTCGCGTAGAGCGGAAGGCAGATGGTTTCGTCAAGGGCATTGGAGATTCTGTTCGCGTTGAAGATCCGCTTGGCTTTCCGTATGAGTTTTTCTACGAAGTCAAGCATGAACGTCGACTGGCTTGGGACTACCAAGCGCACATTCCCGGCGCGCTGGTTCGCCTGGATCACTTCAACCAAATCACTCCAGACGTGCCCAAAGCCGTGGAGTACATGGAAGACCTTGGCTTCCGCGTCACCGAAGACATTCAAGATGAAAAGGGCACGGTGTACGCTGCCTGGATGCGACGCAAGCCAACTGTGCATGACACCGCAATGACCGGTGGCGATGGTCCGCGTATGCACCACATTGCGTTCGCTACGCATGAAAAGCACAACATCATCGCGATCTGCGACAAGCTCGGTTCGCTGCGACGCTCGGACGCAATCGAGCGTGGTCCCGGTCGCCACGGTGTATCCAATGCTTACTACCTCTACCTGCGCGACCCGGACGGACACCGCGTGGAGATCTACACCCAGGACTACTACACAGGTGATCCGGACAACCCTCGAGTAACTTGGGATGTTCATGACAATCAGCGCCGCGATTGGTGGGGCACCCCTGTTGTGCCTTCCTGGTACACCGACGGCTCACGGGTACTTGACCTCGACGGCAATCTGGTTCAGTTGACGAAACGTACCGACGCCTCTGAGATGGAAGAGACTATCGGAGCCGATGGCTTTTCGTACACTCGCCCGGGCGAAGAAATGCCCGATTACAAGAAGGGCGAATACAAGCTAGGCCATCAGCTTTAA
- a CDS encoding AbgT family transporter codes for MTQTKTKDPSPQRASGLLGVIERIGNKLPDPFWLFVILAGVVAISSWIGSTIGMSATDPQSGEKIEVSNLLTSEGITRMVTDAIKNFTDFPPLGVILTVMLGVAVAEHTGLISALVRAMVAKVGPTTLTFAVALAGVTGSIASDAVYVILIPLGAMSFRALGRSPIVGAMVAFAASSAGFNASLILNITDVLLGGISTSAAQLVDENYEVSPLANYFFVVASSIVLALIITAVTELFIKNKARELVDHDDLDYSELTFKESATAPAEQSEEELKEEIKLEPQEVRALWFTLLAAVLSTAAYFILMFWPASPLYSPEGALEGPLIRSVAIPIAGIFFILGIVYGVVAGTITKAADIPEFMAKGLKTLLPMIVLFFAVAQFLAWFQWSNLGIWTAIKGSELLQQWDLPVYVLFAALVLMVALLNIFITSGSAQWALMAPVIVPMMMYVHVSPEVSQMLFRIGDSPSNIITPMSPYFALALTFLQRYYKRAGVGTLMSLALPYSIAMLVGWFLFFVIWYALGIPIGPGTPTTYPA; via the coding sequence ATGACTCAAACCAAAACCAAGGATCCCTCCCCGCAGCGCGCCAGCGGCCTGCTCGGAGTGATCGAAAGAATCGGCAATAAACTGCCCGACCCTTTTTGGCTCTTCGTCATTCTTGCCGGCGTCGTGGCGATCAGCAGTTGGATCGGTTCCACCATCGGCATGAGCGCCACAGACCCTCAAAGTGGTGAAAAAATCGAGGTCAGCAACCTGCTCACCTCCGAGGGCATCACCAGAATGGTCACCGATGCCATCAAGAACTTCACCGACTTTCCTCCCCTTGGCGTGATCCTCACGGTCATGTTGGGCGTAGCGGTCGCCGAACACACAGGGCTGATTAGCGCCCTGGTTCGAGCCATGGTGGCCAAAGTCGGCCCCACCACCCTCACCTTCGCTGTGGCCTTGGCAGGTGTCACCGGTTCCATTGCCTCCGATGCCGTGTACGTCATTTTGATTCCGCTTGGCGCAATGAGCTTCCGCGCCCTCGGCCGGTCCCCCATCGTGGGCGCCATGGTCGCCTTCGCCGCGTCTTCCGCCGGGTTTAATGCCTCGCTCATTTTGAACATCACCGACGTCCTGCTCGGCGGCATCAGTACTTCTGCTGCCCAGCTTGTCGACGAAAACTACGAGGTCTCACCGCTGGCGAACTACTTCTTCGTGGTGGCGTCTTCCATTGTGTTGGCCTTGATCATCACCGCGGTGACTGAGCTGTTTATTAAGAACAAGGCCCGAGAACTCGTCGATCACGACGATCTGGACTACTCCGAACTCACCTTCAAAGAAAGCGCCACCGCACCCGCTGAGCAATCAGAAGAAGAGCTCAAAGAGGAAATCAAGCTCGAACCCCAAGAGGTTCGCGCCTTGTGGTTCACCCTCCTTGCAGCCGTGCTGAGTACCGCCGCCTACTTCATCTTGATGTTCTGGCCCGCCTCTCCCTTGTATTCACCAGAAGGCGCATTGGAAGGCCCGCTCATCCGATCCGTGGCCATCCCGATCGCCGGCATCTTCTTCATCCTCGGCATCGTCTACGGCGTGGTCGCAGGAACCATCACCAAAGCCGCCGACATTCCGGAGTTCATGGCCAAAGGCTTAAAAACCCTGCTGCCGATGATCGTGCTCTTTTTCGCCGTGGCGCAGTTCCTGGCATGGTTCCAATGGTCCAACCTGGGCATCTGGACTGCTATTAAGGGCTCGGAGTTGCTCCAGCAATGGGATCTGCCCGTCTATGTCCTCTTCGCAGCATTGGTGCTGATGGTCGCACTGCTCAATATCTTCATCACCTCCGGTTCGGCCCAGTGGGCACTCATGGCCCCAGTGATCGTGCCGATGATGATGTACGTGCACGTCTCACCAGAGGTATCGCAGATGCTCTTCCGTATTGGTGATAGCCCCAGCAACATCATCACCCCGATGAGCCCCTACTTTGCCCTGGCGCTCACCTTCTTGCAGCGCTATTACAAACGCGCCGGCGTGGGCACGTTGATGTCGCTCGCCCTGCCCTACTCCATTGCCATGTTGGTGGGCTGGTTCCTCTTCTTCGTCATTTGGTATGCCCTTGGCATCCCGATCGGCCCAGGCACTCCCACCACCTACCCTGCCTAG
- the ftsE gene encoding cell division ATP-binding protein FtsE, producing MITFSHVTKSYKTSTRPALDDISLHIEKGEFVFLIGPSGSGKSTFLQLMIRETNLSSGDLHLGDFHVNKLRGKQINQLRQRIGYVFQDFRLLQQKNVYDNVAFALEVIGTPKDKINRLVPETLELVGLSGKEHRMPQELSGGEQQRVAIARAFVNRPLVLLADEPTGNLDPETSDGIMLLLNQINRTGTTVIMSTHNARAVNDMRRRVIELNLGKLVRDDAHGVYGEAK from the coding sequence GTGATCACCTTTTCGCACGTCACCAAGTCCTACAAGACCTCCACGCGCCCAGCGTTGGACGATATTTCGCTGCACATCGAAAAAGGCGAGTTCGTGTTCTTGATCGGCCCGTCTGGCTCGGGCAAGTCCACCTTCTTGCAGCTCATGATCCGCGAAACCAACCTCTCATCGGGGGATCTCCACCTTGGCGATTTCCACGTGAACAAACTGCGCGGCAAGCAGATCAACCAACTGCGCCAGCGCATCGGCTACGTGTTTCAGGACTTCCGCCTGCTGCAGCAAAAAAATGTCTACGACAACGTGGCGTTTGCCCTCGAGGTGATTGGCACACCAAAAGACAAGATCAACCGGCTTGTGCCAGAAACCCTCGAGCTGGTGGGCTTAAGTGGAAAAGAACACCGCATGCCCCAAGAACTCTCCGGCGGCGAGCAACAGCGCGTGGCCATCGCGCGTGCCTTTGTCAACCGCCCGCTCGTCTTGCTTGCCGACGAACCAACCGGCAACCTCGACCCGGAGACCTCCGATGGGATCATGTTGTTGCTCAACCAGATCAACCGCACAGGCACCACCGTGATCATGTCCACCCACAATGCACGGGCCGTGAACGACATGCGACGACGCGTGATCGAACTCAACCTGGGCAAGCTGGTGCGCGACGATGCCCACGGCGTGTACGGCGAAGCGAAATAA
- the hpaE gene encoding 5-carboxymethyl-2-hydroxymuconate semialdehyde dehydrogenase, whose amino-acid sequence MAPKNLPERIQHYINGEWVDSLDGDTFDVINPVTNEPYIQAASGKVEDIDRAVKAAKEAFLNGPWPKMLPRERSRILHKIADIVESREDILAEMESFDSGLPITQALGQARRAAENFRFFADLIVAQHDDAFKVPGRQANYVNRKPIGVAGLITPWNTPFMLESWKLGPALATGNTVVLKPAEFTPLSASLWPGIFEEAGLPKGVFNLVNGYGEEGYAGDSLVKHPDVPLISFTGESRTGQIIFGNAAPYLKGLSMELGGKSPAVVFADADLDAAIDATIFGVFSLNGERCTAGSRILVQREIYEEFVERYANQAKRVKVGLPEDPKTEVGALVHPEHFEKVMSYVEIGKQEARLVAGGGRPDGFEEGNFVQPTVFADVSPEARIFQEEIFGPVVAITPFDTEEEALELANNTKYGLAAYIWTNDLKRAHNFAQNVEAGMVWLNSNNVRDLRTPFGGVKASGLGHEGGYRSIDFYTDQQAVHINLGEVHNPVFGKQDD is encoded by the coding sequence ATGGCACCGAAGAACCTTCCTGAAAGAATTCAGCACTACATCAACGGCGAATGGGTCGACTCGCTCGACGGCGATACTTTCGACGTGATCAACCCAGTGACCAATGAGCCCTACATTCAGGCAGCTTCCGGAAAAGTTGAAGATATCGACCGAGCTGTAAAAGCCGCCAAGGAGGCGTTCCTAAACGGCCCTTGGCCAAAAATGCTCCCCCGAGAGCGTTCCCGCATTCTCCACAAAATTGCGGATATCGTCGAATCAAGGGAAGACATCCTTGCTGAGATGGAGTCTTTCGACTCAGGCCTTCCCATTACTCAGGCACTTGGCCAGGCTCGGCGCGCTGCGGAAAACTTCCGCTTCTTCGCAGATTTGATTGTTGCTCAGCATGATGATGCGTTTAAAGTACCGGGCCGCCAGGCCAATTATGTCAATCGTAAGCCGATCGGCGTCGCTGGCCTCATCACCCCCTGGAACACACCATTTATGCTCGAATCCTGGAAACTCGGCCCTGCACTGGCAACGGGCAACACCGTCGTGTTGAAGCCAGCTGAGTTCACACCTCTTTCAGCCTCGCTGTGGCCGGGTATCTTCGAAGAAGCTGGCCTTCCCAAGGGTGTTTTCAATCTCGTAAATGGATACGGCGAAGAAGGCTACGCCGGTGATTCGCTGGTCAAGCACCCCGATGTGCCGCTGATTTCCTTCACAGGTGAATCCCGCACAGGTCAGATCATTTTCGGGAACGCAGCACCGTATCTCAAAGGTCTATCCATGGAACTCGGTGGCAAGTCACCCGCAGTGGTCTTTGCCGACGCAGATTTGGACGCAGCCATCGACGCTACGATCTTCGGAGTCTTTTCCCTAAACGGCGAGAGGTGCACGGCAGGCTCTCGAATCCTGGTGCAGCGAGAAATATACGAAGAATTTGTCGAACGATACGCTAACCAGGCAAAGCGTGTGAAAGTCGGCCTACCAGAGGATCCTAAGACTGAGGTCGGGGCTCTGGTACATCCAGAGCACTTTGAGAAGGTCATGAGTTATGTCGAGATCGGTAAGCAAGAGGCTCGCTTGGTCGCTGGTGGTGGCCGCCCTGATGGCTTTGAAGAGGGCAACTTCGTTCAACCCACCGTATTTGCCGATGTATCCCCGGAAGCTCGAATTTTCCAAGAAGAAATCTTCGGTCCGGTAGTAGCGATCACCCCCTTCGACACCGAAGAGGAAGCACTCGAACTGGCTAACAACACCAAATATGGTTTAGCCGCATACATCTGGACCAACGATCTCAAACGTGCTCACAACTTCGCGCAAAACGTCGAAGCTGGCATGGTTTGGCTCAACTCCAACAACGTCCGTGATTTGCGTACACCTTTCGGTGGCGTCAAAGCATCGGGATTAGGCCACGAGGGTGGCTACCGTTCAATTGACTTCTACACCGATCAGCAGGCCGTACACATCAATCTAGGCGAAGTCCACAACCCAGTATTCGGCAAGCAAGACGACTAA